Part of the Sinorhizobium terangae genome is shown below.
ATCATCTTGCGCAGGTGGTCGCCAGTAACGCTCGGCATGTCCGCCAGCATCACGAGCACGCCGCCTGCCTCTGGCCCGAGCGCGGATACACCTGCCACGAGCGACGATGCCATGCCGGCCGCATGGTCCGGATTGGAGACAAGCGTTACAGGCAGGCCGGCGAGCGAGGCGCGAATATCACTTTCGCGGTGTCCGGTTACCACCACCACATTCCCGGCATCGGCGGCAAGTGCCGTTTCGACCGTACGCCGCACCAAAGGAACGCCGTCAAACTCGGCCAAGAGCTTGTGACCGCCGCTCGCACCCATCCTGCTTGCACGCCCCGCAGCCAGAACGACGATCCGCGCCGGACCTCGCGGTGGACTGGTGGTTTGCTCCCGCGGTTGCGGCCGCGTTGGGATTTCGGTTAGCAGGCCGCCGACACCGAGGCCGGTTATGTCTTCGGAATTCGGCCATTCGCCGGCAAGCAGGCGGTCGAGAATCCAGTCGAACCCGTTCTCTTTGGGGCTGCGTGCGCAACCCGGTGCGCCAACGACAGGAAGTTTGGTAATTCTACCCAGGACCAGAAGATTGCCAGGATCGACTGGCATTCCGACATGTTCGACAACTCCGCCGGCGCGCCGGATTGCCGCCGGAATCACGTCGTCCGGATCGGCGACGGCGGAAGCGCCGAAGATGACGATCAGGTCATGGTCCGGCTCGAGATCGGCGATGGCAGCGGCAACGGCGCCTTCCGTATGCGCCACGCGGCGTTCCGTGACGAGGTGGCTTCCAGAGCGCAAAAGTCGGGCAGCGAGAACCGTATGGGTCTTGTCCATGACCTGCGGCTTTAGCGATGGCAACTCGGTTGCGATCAGCGCCGTGCGATGCGGCACGAAGGGTTTCACCTCAAAGGCTGCCTCCGCCCGCAGCATATTCTCCGCCTGCTCGACGAACCGCTCCGGTACTGCCAGCGGAATGATCTTGATCGTCGCCACCATATCGCCCGTTGCGACCGCCGTGTGATCGGCGAGGCAGGCGAGCGTGATCGCCGGATCGATCCGATTCAGGCGGTCGACGATGGCGCGATTTGCGACGAAAAGACCCGAGACGGTGGAGTAGACATTCACACGACCGGTCGCTGCCGGTGAGAAACGCAGGTGGTCGGGCGCAATCGCCGCGGCGATGCGTGCGGCCGCCTCGTTTTCGAGCAGGTCATCCGCATCGAGCCGGGCAACGACGACCTCTTCGACGTTGGCTTCAGCAAGCGTTGCGATGTCCGTTCGGCTT
Proteins encoded:
- a CDS encoding molybdopterin-binding/glycosyltransferase family 2 protein gives rise to the protein MKFGPVKLADAEGAVLGHAVKTEAQRLPKGHRLSRTDIATLAEANVEEVVVARLDADDLLENEAAARIAAAIAPDHLRFSPAATGRVNVYSTVSGLFVANRAIVDRLNRIDPAITLACLADHTAVATGDMVATIKIIPLAVPERFVEQAENMLRAEAAFEVKPFVPHRTALIATELPSLKPQVMDKTHTVLAARLLRSGSHLVTERRVAHTEGAVAAAIADLEPDHDLIVIFGASAVADPDDVIPAAIRRAGGVVEHVGMPVDPGNLLVLGRITKLPVVGAPGCARSPKENGFDWILDRLLAGEWPNSEDITGLGVGGLLTEIPTRPQPREQTTSPPRGPARIVVLAAGRASRMGASGGHKLLAEFDGVPLVRRTVETALAADAGNVVVVTGHRESDIRASLAGLPVTLVSNPDHAAGMASSLVAGVSALGPEAGGVLVMLADMPSVTGDHLRKMIEVFDNEGRQAVVRAVSEGQRGNPVILPRETFSAVRQLVGDVGARHIVERCGLPVIDVELGEAARLDLDTPEAIIAAGGVLKE